TCAGAGCTAATGAAGCGATTATGCAACTATCTTTCCTCTCTTTCGAGTTGCTTTTTCCGAGTGATATTTATAGATTGAGACAAGCTCTGAGGATTGGATTACTGTAGAAGCAGCTAATATATACGTGACAGGTGTCAAGATGCTGTTAGTCGCATTCTCTCATTCACTGTATAAATACCTTGTCAAAGGCTATTTCTATCAAGACATTCATGACTTCCGTGCAGATGAAGGATGATCTCGATGGAATGTTAATTTGTGAGATTTTGGCGAGAAAATACGAGCATGGGAAGCGAGGGGGCGGAAAGTGTCCATCGCGTGGACACTTCCCAGCGGAACTATCCAAACGTGTTCCGATCACGCCACCAGTCATATATAGCTCCGGTTAGCTCCAATACATTAAGTTGGTGGGCAAAGCTCAGCTTACGATAGAGATGCTAATTAATACAGGTAcacttgtattgtatgtacgCGTGACGTTCTTTTTCGACAGTGTTTGCATagcctacaagtagatacTCGCAGGGTAGCGGATAATCttgtacttactgtagatgAAACGGACCGTGACTTCAACTGTTCGTACAAGCAGTTAAGTGGCCTTTATacaggtacatactgtgccCGCTAATTCACGACAGATTCTTATCTGTACAGACAATGCCCATTCGCTTGTCTTAGAATGATCAACGGTGTGTTGGCAGGTGCCGCCTATAATCGGATATCGGTGAGACACTCGACCGTGGCACGCTAAAATCTTCGGTTGGTGGCGACAGTCAAGCTACAACATGTAGTACCTGTAGCTATTCCGTTTACAGTAACGCGACAGTAGATTGTTTTCCAGCCTAGCGCGCTAAACATTTATCGGAAATACATGGTGAAATCAAAACAGGCAAAATCGGACATGAATAGTAGCATCTTTCGGTGCTATCGATGTCTCGTATACCGACTATCAACGTCACCAACGTCATCTCGACACTGCCACGTCTAGCTAATATAGCCGTTATCCATTTCTTGGCCGCAGTAGCAATGATAACTCTAAGCTGCATACCAGGAACTAAATAGGTAAAACTGTACCCCTAACCCTTACAAGCCGATTGTTCTATTCTGACTGGTTCGACCAACCTGCATGGACAATGCAGCAATGTCCCGCCTAGCCGTGCTTGTTCTCGTCATGTCAGATCTCATCGCGGATGCGGTATTTAGGACGGGGTACTGAAGAGGGATAATATGAATTGATCCACTTTAATGGAGATGTCGCCAATGCAACACGCTATCTTCCGATGTCGCTCTTTTAAACGATTAATCTTTCGCATGTGCCGAAGAAAGCCAAAGCTAACTTTTGCCAAACTCGTTCTTCAGTTACCTTGTTTTGGTCATCGGTATACAGCCAGACCAGTCCAAGTTAATCTTTTCTTCtacacacaaccacaatgaGCAACCAGGACTACTACGGAGTGAGTGAAAACACGCGACAGACACTGCGGAACAGCTAGCAGTGCGCTATGGTCGAACAAAACACTAACTAAGGAGAAGGGCCCCCAACAGCCCCCCCAATCCTACCAGCAGGGCCCTCCCCAACACGGTGGAGGATacccccagcagcagcagcagccctACTACGTCCAGCAGGGTCCTCAGcagggaggaggaggaggagcttgCGCCGGATGCCCCTCTGCAGGAGGCTTCTTCGGTAACTGGTGAGTTATacagagatggaggtgtcACAATTGGAACGGCAGGAGCTGTCAAGAAGTTTCAGGAACACGAGGTGTCAAGCGGAGAGACATGACAGGAGCTCAGAATGAAGGTGTCTGTGGGCGTCGTAGGTATCTGGTCTGACCCGCATACTCTACACCCGCGTTTTTGTTCGTGTCTCTGTTTTCTCGTCTTGTTATTGTCGACTTTTATACTAATCCCAGTTTGTCCATGGTCTGTGCCATGGTTTGTGCCAACGAGATTATGGGCGCCATCGGCCAGTGTTAATCACGTGTACACAGCATTTGTTTACTCAATAATAATTCCTTCTGTATTTTTATCCCCCTAATTTCCGTATTCCGCACGACTTTCACATTTGCCAATAGTCTTTGGCTATCGTAACTTTTTTGGCTGCACCTGTTCATGCAGGCCTACATGATCGTTGACACGCCGACGCCTGGGTCCTTGGTCTAACAGCAGTAGTTATGACACCTGGTCCGACTTCCTAGCTGATAGATACATCGACTTTACGAATTTGCCGGCTAACGAGATTCTGCAGGGCGCTTCTTGGCGCTGACACACCTTGATAATATGGTTACAGTTCCGGCTACATGGCTCAACACGGAATCTCCAGGGTGGAGGGACCAAAAAGCACACACAGCCTTATATGGAAGTAGCTGTAAGTGTATTTTATCTGATGGTGGCAAATCGAGTTTGATCGCCTGCTGATGATCTCATAATATGATGGAAAAGGGGTATTTGGGATCATGGCTGTAACTATGCTGTCTCAGTGACGTCATTTATTCAATCCGTGAAAATTGATCACGTGTGAATGTAGTTTATTCCTGGGGTTCGGGTATACGGGCATTATGAGATACGGTGGATATCAACTTAATCAGGTTGAGACTATTGTGTAGTATATTGTATATTGAATAGCAGATATATGATATCCGTATTAGATCTGTCCCTTCGTTTACACGAGTATGTGCCTTCTATAGTTCTATATCTCATGTACAGCGCTTACTTCTACagttgtacgagtacatcaCAGAAAGTTGCACACTGCATTATCACGGTCCATGTTTCCTAGCTTCAGCTCGTTCAAGCAGTCCGCGCAAGAGCAGGGTGAGGAAGATGAAAATGATAGACGCAAGAGATCACGCCAAGACAGAGACGACAAACCCAGAAAACGCCACGAACGCGGCAGCGACAGACGCAGACACAGGCACAGGGAGGGACTCAGAGACTCGGAAAGACGGTCTAGAAGAACAGATCACGAGCACGACAAACCGGCATTTACGACTGATGTGATTAACGAGAGAATTGGCCATGCCAGCCATTTATTCTTTCTAGACGAGACTGGAGATGATGCATTGTTGAAGTTCTCACAGCCTTATAGAAAGGAACTTCCAACATACAGGAGGGCTTCCAACCTAGTTGTGGGAGACCACCTCCGGATTATCCCTAGCAAGGAGGATTTTGAGAAGTTTTTAGTAACATTATGTCGGGTGAATCCATCAGAAGTGCCAAGCTCCAGTCATGATTCAGGTACAGATTCCGCTTACTATCTCAAATACCACCAGTGTCCTAAGAAGTCAGTTCCTTACTACATGGTAGCCGAGGAGGGGTCTTCCACTGTGACCACCGACAGCTTCATCTCAATTGAAGAGACCCCATCTACTACCGATGATATCCTCAAGGGTTTGTTGCAGCAGAGAATGCAGATTCAACGAGACTTGAATATGCACCCCACCGTCAGTCAATGGGAGCAGATGGCTGCCATTCAGGAGGCGATTGCGATTCTGGGCTCATCCAAACTGAAGCTAAGTGAAGACCAAAAGCTACAGTTGAATATTTCTGTTTTCACTGTCGCCCTGAAGGGGCTTCCCGAGGAGCCAGATATTGTGCTGAGGTACATGGATGCATTCGAAGGTCTTCTCTCACTCAATAATATTGATTCTGATGTGAACACAAAGTGGAAGTCCTTCACTGCGTACGACCAGAACCCACCAAAATCACTGGTTGCTGACGTGCGTATCTGGGAAAGAAGAGTAGACGCGCTACTGCTGGACAGACACAGCAACTTCACAACAATCTACCTTGGATTGGAGAAGATCTTCGCCGACATTAAGGAGTGGAAGACCAAGGATGAGTCAGTTGACATGGATACTATTTACCATGCTAGTCTTCGGCGCTTGTTTGTCATTTGGGACGATCTAGGATACACAACGTGGACTGTGAACCTCATACAAGCCTTACTAGAGCACgctttcttcttcaaatATGATGAGTCTTTGGAAGACTTTTGGAGCACACGGCAGCCCCGACTGGGCGATTCGCGATCCAAGGGATGGAAGTACTCGCCCAAGGATCCAGTTTCATTACCTGAGGGCACCGATGATCGGACCCCATTCGACGAAGTCTTATTCGAAGACATTTCGCCCTTTATACAAACTTCTCAAGACAACCTACAGCTGCTCTGGGCGTGTTTGTTACACATGGGACTTATCATTCCGGGAAAGACCCTTCCTCGGTCTCTTATGTTTGAAATCTCAGAAGACCAGATTGTCAACAACCCCCAGGTCACTTCTCAGGCAATTCATCTGTGTGAGTTGATTTTCAGGGAAGTGGAGGATGATCCCGACTATAAAGCATTTACTACCTGGTGGGGCGATTCGGACTACACGGCTGACTCTTCAAACGAGCTTTTCGAGGTTGGTACGAGAATCAGGAGCATGGCAAGTAGAGGCTTGGCCTTTGACCCTAGAATATTTAGCAAGCTAGAACAATTCCTTGATACGGAGCCAGGCTGGCAGCTGTTTCTCACTTACGGGCAGCTCACTGGGCTCGACTGCTCTTATATTCTCAGAGAGGCTGTTTCTCGCATCCCGATGCCATTTTCTTGGTGGAAGGCATACATTGAGTCAGTTGGAAACGCGGAGAAACAAGAGCTGATGCATCTGGCATTACACAAGTTGCCATGGAGTCGGGATTTGCATGTTTGGCTGAACCAGTGTGACTGGGTGTCTCCTGACCATAAAGAAGCAATCAGAACCGCCATGATGAGACGACAAATGAACATCTCGTTGGGCGTTCTTGATGATGATACATcgtagtacagtatatatgTTATTACAGGACCTGCACATAATTTGAGTCAACATGCTTCATCAATCTTTTGATGTTCATCTATAATCGTTAATTTTTGAGTCCATGGTGTTTCACCACTTAGTCGCTGGAGCCTACCTTGGCTAGGTCGTTTCGTGAAACAATCTCTCGGAGATCAGTTCTCTGACTCTGGATTAGGATGGTTCGGGGTCCCTGGatctgcagcagctggttaCCGGTCCCGAACCATTTGGCCCAGGTCTTTCGGATCGACTTGTTGGTGTTCTGGACGGCTCGGTGGAAGTCAGAGTCCAGGTAGCTCTTGAGCAGAGAGTTGTTGGCCAGTAGTCGCTCAATGAAGGGCAACTTGGGCAGCTGCAGCAAAGGAGCAGAGTGATTCAGCTTGACGAACTGTCCATGGGGGTTGGCGCTGCCCTGGGAAGTGGTGTATGCCAGCAGATTTGCGGGGTGGACCAGGatgtcctcgtcctcggagAGATCAATCTTGAAGATCTGACCTCGACCAACGAGTGCAACATCACCTCGTCCGGTCAGGTAGGTGTTGCCCCATCGAGTGGTTCCACCTCGAGCAGAACCAAACAGAGAGGTGTTGGGCTGGACATGGAGAGCAGCTCCGGCCCAGGCGAACAAAGCGTCTCGCTGGGCAACGGTCCAGTCGGTTCGGCCGTCCAGAGACACAATGGCCAGAGAACTCTGGTAAGAGGTGTTGGTAGAAACCAGAAGAGTGGCAGGAGCGGTGGCCGAGATTCGGTTGTAGAGGAAGGGCATGCCCTGGACAGTTCGAGCGAAGGCAGACAGAGATGACAGACGAGAGGTGATGGTGTCGAGCTGACCGTTGATACTGACAATGGAGCCTCGTCGGGCAAACAGcgtggaggaggcgggcagagacacagacaccagGGAAGGGGGAGTGCCAATGGGCTGGAACTGAGGCAGCAGAGGGAAAggccctcctccagagacgGAGGGAAGGTCCTTCAGTTGCTGCGAGACATTGTTTGCGCGTCTAAGCGAGGTCGAGAAGCTGCGCAATTGGAGACGCATTTTGGATGCTGAAAGTTGTGTGGTTCCGCGTGCTGCTGTGGTGAACTAAACTCTCACCAGTGAAGTTGAAGGGCTCGTACGTCATTAGTCCGGGTTGCTCACTCAAActcaatttttttttaccaGCATGGAAAACAGATAGTGAGTATGGCGGTTGGGATGgtgtgtggaggagggtgtGAGGTTATTGATGTTACGCGATTTAAGGGGTGGCGACCATTCATTTGATTCATTTGCCATGTGGTATCTTTCCCGAATGACATGTTCTGTTACTCAACTACGTACGGCCTTGACCATCTACACACCCAGAACACTTCACTGAACGCCACTAACCAAGCAAAGAGCTTTTGCAGTTTCTAGAGAACACTCCAGAAACCATGGTAACGCCCATGCCAAACGGTGGCACCGAGTTCTGGGTCGAGACTAAGCCTGGAAAGAAGGTGTTTCTTGACAGAGGAaagggagaggaggaacTGACAgttgaggaggccaaggtgTGGCTTaaacagcagcttcaggGAAAGTGAGAAGTGTGTTGGTTCCAATGGAGGGAGTAAATAGGCCAAttaattatttattatgTATTTGTCTTGTATGAGGGTGAAGATCACCATGTTATTGGACCACACCCCAGTGGAATTTCTACTGTATATAGTTGTCGATACCCACTCATTACTTGAGAAACATATACTTTAATACAGTATAGATTGGCTAAAGGGTTAGTGGACACCTAGACCTGCTTGACGGTGTCACCAACTATCATCTAAGAAGACTTCTGGATAATCTCGTTGGCAATCTTGGCAAACTCGGAGCTGATGAAGACATCGTTGTGCTTAAGACCTCGAATGACTTCAAAGTCAAAGGGAACACCCTGCTGCTTCCATTTCTTGGCAAGGAGCTGAGGCTGGCCGTCAAAGGGAACAAGCTCATCAATGTCAGAGTGGACAATGGTGTAGTTGATCTTGGGGCAAGCctggtgatggagaaggGGGCTCTCCTCGTCCCACTTGGCTTTGTCCTCACCCCAGGCTGGGTTGGTAAAGTAGGAGTAGGTGGGGTGGTCATCCACAAGAGTTCGCAGATCGTAGATACCCTCGGAAAGGATAATGTTAGTAGGGGAAGCAAATCCGCCCTTTTCCTTGACGTCGGTGTCGAGCTTGAGAGAGTGGAAGGCACCGGCAGAGTGACCAATCATGGTCCAGGGGGCAGCAGGATACTTGTCGAAGATTGACTTGATAGCGTTGTAAACGTCCTCAGCAAAGGTCTTTCCAGAGACCTCGGGGGCAAGTCGGTACTCGATAGAAGCACCCCAGACGTTGCCATCGACAACAGCCTCCATaagctcatctccatcctTCTCGGTCTGCTTGTAGTCGACCCAGGCACCTCCGTGCATGAAAATGACCCAGTGCGAAGGAGCCTTAGATCCCTTAGGGATCCAAACATTAGAGTACTGACGAGGGTCAGGGCCGTAAGTGAGCTTGGTGATAGTGGTcattgttggggttggggttAGTTGCGAGTGGTTCTCAGAGGGCAAATGCGCTGTGATGGTTCTTCAGTGCGAGGGAGAACTGTTATTCTTATACAATCAGATCAGacgaggagaccaagactAAAATAGCGCGATGCTAAGCGGTGAGCGCTACTGAAGAGGTTGTCGTGCTGGGAAGTGTGGTGAGGTCAAGAAACGGAGCTAGCGATCAGGTGAGGCACTGGTTAGTTTCCCGTTGAGTGCCTTGGTGATACGATGTGATGGGTGCATGATGTGGGTTCACGAAGAGGTTCAAAGATGATGGCTTTCTGCTGCACAAGTCAAGTACTCCCAACGAGTATACTGGAACTCTGTGTGTATTCTCCCCGGCGTGTCAAGTACCAACCTTAACATCCTCCACTAAAAGTGCTctctcgcttcttctcctctcccCCACACAGCACTCACAGATGGGAGACGATTGGGCCCAAAATCGAACTAAACACCAAATAGATCATGCAATCGCAAGTCCGATTATAGCGCCGAGGACATTGCCGTCTGATTATGCTAATATTGAGACACATGATCATCTATATGCCATATCGAGTAAAACTATAACTGCCTTGAAGATGGGGAATCCCCTCTCTGTGCGGGGCACACACCAATTGCATTCTGAGTATTCGCTCAGAGTTACCCCAATTACCGGTTTTGCTTAACCGAGAGGTTCCCCAACCGAGTTTTAGTGGTTTAAGTGttcttcagcttcttgaggtcCAGTCTATGGTGTTGTACCAGGCTGAATTGTTCCGTCTTCACGTTTGCGAGCGGGTATGTTAACCTATCCAGTGATGAGACACAACTATTAGAACAACTGAGTCAGACGTGATTTCCATCAGTATATCTTCTcatagtatgtactgtacctctGGTATCCATCTGCTAACAATTATGgtatgtacactgtaccGTATGCTACTGAGAGCTAGTGAGTaatctctctctctgcgCTTGATCTAGAGAATTCTCGACTCTGACATAGTTACTCACTTAATGCATGACCGTCCTATACGGTATCTTACCTGAGTAGAAGTATACCAGTTGTCAGTCACAGTGTAAGTACACTATAGGTAgctactacttgtaccaagTATGTACCAAAATGTGTAGAGCTGCACCCTGTGCCTGTAACAGTTACAACCGAGGAGCTTCAATCCTTGAACTAATCTCTAAGCTTCAAGCTAGACCAACTTCAAATTACAGAAATGGCAACCACTTCTAATATCCACCATGCCATCTCGTTCCCACTCTACAACTACTCCCGCTCATATCATTCACCATGCAAACTGTATTAACAGAACTATTTTTACAACCGTAGCGGCCGTCTCCCCTTTTTGTGGCATCCTCCATCCACTCTAGTTTCTCTTCTTGGAGTAGTCGACCTTCATAATCAGGTTGTCGAAACCATGACCATCCATGGCCTCGAGAGCAGCCTGAGCGTGTGACTTGAGTGTGTAGGTAACAAAGGCAAAGCCTCGGGGTCGGCCGGTATCTCGGTCCTTGGCAACGTAGACTCGGTTGATCATACCGTACTTGCCGAACATTCGTCGCAGATCGTCGTCTGTGGCCTCCTCCGACAGGTTGGTAACTCGGAGAGtgagctcgtcgtcgtcgtcgcttcggccaccagcagcaccgCCAGGACCACCAGGACCACCAGGACCCTTGTTTCGAAGATGAGGGGGAACGTAGCCTCCAGTCTTCGCAGCGCCAGCAGGCTCGTCTCCACCAAGAGATCGACCCATGCCTCCGGCAGCTGTGGATCCACCAAGAGTCTCCTTGTAAGGACACTTCGAGGTGAAATGGGGGCCCTGACAAAGTCGACACTTGACTCCCTTGTCCTCTCCGACACGAGGggcggcagcagctgcctcctcctcctcaacctcctcctcgggctgATCAGACTTAAGGCCAAGCACAAAGACGATATCTTCTCCAATGGTGGTGGTCATTCGGTTGGgaccaggaggagctccaAGCTCCTTGCCGTACTTGGTCCATTTGGATCGCTCAGCAACACAGTTGAGCACCTTCTCTGTCACGCtctggttcttgatggtGACGGACCGCTTGTACTTCTTGCCATCATCCATTCGATGAGTCACGATGGTCTTGGTGCCATCGGCGTTCTGTGTGATCTGGGGAGTAGaaaactcgtcgtcgtcggccCACTTTTCGTCCATTGTGTTCTGTCGAAAGTCTTCTGAACCTGTGTCTTGATGATGGAAGGTCTGCATATTTTTCACCAACTAAGTTACCCTGGCTTTAGAGTTGTGAGAAGGGCTAACAGTACATAAGGGATATATTGGGTAAGTAGTGGGTATTATGGATGGCAGAGACTATTTTGACACTCGCATATGGGGTTTAACAACAACCCTTCTTTTGTTATATGAAAATTCATCTCAACAGTGGTTTTGGGCTAATTTTGCACCCATCTGAG
This genomic interval from Yarrowia lipolytica chromosome 1E, complete sequence contains the following:
- a CDS encoding uncharacterized protein (Compare to YALI0E03740g, weakly similar to uniprot|Q12489 Saccharomyces cerevisiae YDL012c), translating into MSNQDYYGEKGPQQPPQSYQQGPPQHGGGYPQQQQQPYYVQQGPQQGGGGGACAGCPSAGGFFGNCLSMVCAMVCANEIMGAIGQC
- a CDS encoding uncharacterized protein (Compare to YALI0E03762g, no similarity) gives rise to the protein MFPSFSSFKQSAQEQGEEDENDRRKRSRQDRDDKPRKRHERGSDRRRHRHREGLRDSERRSRRTDHEHDKPAFTTDVINERIGHASHLFFLDETGDDALLKFSQPYRKELPTYRRASNLVVGDHLRIIPSKEDFEKFLVTLCRVNPSEVPSSSHDSGTDSAYYLKYHQCPKKSVPYYMVAEEGSSTVTTDSFISIEETPSTTDDILKGLLQQRMQIQRDLNMHPTVSQWEQMAAIQEAIAILGSSKLKLSEDQKLQLNISVFTVALKGLPEEPDIVLRYMDAFEGLLSLNNIDSDVNTKWKSFTAYDQNPPKSLVADVRIWERRVDALLLDRHSNFTTIYLGLEKIFADIKEWKTKDESVDMDTIYHASLRRLFVIWDDLGYTTWTVNLIQALLEHAFFFKYDESLEDFWSTRQPRLGDSRSKGWKYSPKDPVSLPEGTDDRTPFDEVLFEDISPFIQTSQDNLQLLWACLLHMGLIIPGKTLPRSLMFEISEDQIVNNPQVTSQAIHLCELIFREVEDDPDYKAFTTWWGDSDYTADSSNELFEVGTRIRSMASRGLAFDPRIFSKLEQFLDTEPGWQLFLTYGQLTGLDCSYILREAVSRIPMPFSWWKAYIESVGNAEKQELMHLALHKLPWSRDLHVWLNQCDWVSPDHKEAIRTAMMRRQMNISLGVLDDDTS
- a CDS encoding uncharacterized protein (Compare to YALI0E03828g, similar to uniprot|P78795 Schizosaccharomyces pombe SPBC18H10.03 Probable eukaryotic translation initiation factor 3 RNA-binding subunit (eIF-3 RNA-binding subunit) (eIF3 p33) (Translation initiation factor eIF3 p33 subunit), similar to Saccharomyces cerevisiae TIF35 (YDR429C); ancestral locus Anc_5.536), which encodes MQTFHHQDTGSEDFRQNTMDEKWADDDEFSTPQITQNADGTKTIVTHRMDDGKKYKRSVTIKNQSVTEKVLNCVAERSKWTKYGKELGAPPGPNRMTTTIGEDIVFVLGLKSDQPEEEVEEEEAAAAAPRVGEDKGVKCRLCQGPHFTSKCPYKETLGGSTAAGGMGRSLGGDEPAGAAKTGGYVPPHLRNKGPGGPGGPGGAAGGRSDDDDELTLRVTNLSEEATDDDLRRMFGKYGMINRVYVAKDRDTGRPRGFAFVTYTLKSHAQAALEAMDGHGFDNLIMKVDYSKKRN
- a CDS encoding uncharacterized protein (Compare to YALI0E03806g, weakly similar to uniprot|Q04066 Saccharomyces cerevisiae YDR428c, similar to Saccharomyces cerevisiae YDR428C; ancestral locus Anc_5.535), with translation MTTITKLTYGPDPRQYSNVWIPKGSKAPSHWVIFMHGGAWVDYKQTEKDGDELMEAVVDGNVWGASIEYRLAPEVSGKTFAEDVYNAIKSIFDKYPAAPWTMIGHSAGAFHSLKLDTDVKEKGGFASPTNIILSEGIYDLRTLVDDHPTYSYFTNPAWGEDKAKWDEESPLLHHQACPKINYTIVHSDIDELVPFDGQPQLLAKKWKQQGVPFDFEVIRGLKHNDVFISSEFAKIANEIIQKSS
- a CDS encoding uncharacterized protein (Compare to YALI0E03784g, some similarities with DEHA0F19514g Debaryomyces hansenii), with amino-acid sequence MRLQLRSFSTSLRRANNVSQQLKDLPSVSGGGPFPLLPQFQPIGTPPSLVSVSLPASSTLFARRGSIVSINGQLDTITSRLSSLSAFARTVQGMPFLYNRISATAPATLLVSTNTSYQSSLAIVSLDGRTDWTVAQRDALFAWAGAALHVQPNTSLFGSARGGTTRWGNTYLTGRGDVALVGRGQIFKIDLSEDEDILVHPANLLAYTTSQGSANPHGQFVKLNHSAPLLQLPKLPFIERLLANNSLLKSYLDSDFHRAVQNTNKSIRKTWAKWFGTGNQLLQIQGPRTILIQSQRTDLREIVSRNDLAKVGSSD